The following proteins come from a genomic window of Corallococcus sp. NCRR:
- a CDS encoding isoaspartyl peptidase/L-asparaginase family protein, whose product MSPSFPSRMHRGLLASTALLLAPLGCATSSQVGAARDEAALRTDAPPRVKPKWGLVIHGGAGVISRENLTPEREAAMRAVLTEALQAGHAVLAKGGRSMDAVTAAIRVMEDSPYFNAGKGAVFNHDGVNELDAAVMDGKTRMAGAVAGVHHIQNPIDLARRVMEKSPHVMMVGDGAEAFAKSQGMPLVDAKYFYTEERWQGLQRALEQEKAKEAPPAEQGQPGSSLTPGVDPITGDHKFGTVGAVALDMDGNLAAGTSTGGMTNKRFGRVGDAPIIGAGTYADEHCAVSATGHGEFFIRYTVARDICARVEYQDLPLPEAANHVIHDVLVKAGGEGGVIAMDRQGHVAMPFNSSGMYRGYIGEDGTPTVAIFQQP is encoded by the coding sequence ATGTCCCCCTCGTTCCCTTCCCGGATGCACCGCGGCCTGCTCGCCAGCACGGCGCTGCTCCTGGCGCCGCTGGGCTGCGCCACGTCATCGCAGGTGGGCGCCGCGCGTGACGAGGCGGCCCTGCGCACGGACGCGCCGCCGCGCGTGAAGCCGAAGTGGGGGCTGGTCATCCACGGCGGCGCGGGAGTGATTTCACGCGAGAACCTGACCCCGGAGCGCGAGGCCGCGATGCGCGCCGTGCTCACCGAGGCGCTCCAGGCAGGGCACGCGGTGCTGGCGAAGGGCGGCCGCAGCATGGACGCGGTGACGGCGGCCATCCGCGTGATGGAGGACTCGCCGTACTTCAACGCCGGCAAGGGCGCGGTGTTCAACCACGACGGCGTGAACGAACTGGACGCGGCGGTGATGGACGGCAAGACGCGCATGGCCGGCGCGGTGGCCGGTGTCCATCACATCCAGAACCCCATCGACCTGGCGCGGAGGGTGATGGAGAAGTCGCCGCACGTGATGATGGTGGGTGACGGGGCGGAGGCCTTCGCGAAGTCGCAGGGCATGCCCCTGGTGGACGCGAAGTACTTCTACACGGAGGAGCGCTGGCAGGGCCTCCAGCGCGCGCTGGAGCAGGAGAAGGCGAAGGAAGCTCCGCCCGCGGAACAGGGGCAGCCCGGCTCATCGCTGACGCCGGGCGTGGACCCCATCACGGGGGACCACAAGTTCGGCACGGTGGGCGCGGTGGCGTTGGACATGGACGGCAACCTCGCGGCGGGCACGTCCACGGGCGGCATGACCAACAAGCGCTTCGGCCGGGTGGGGGACGCGCCCATCATCGGCGCGGGCACCTACGCGGATGAACACTGCGCCGTGTCCGCCACGGGCCACGGTGAGTTCTTCATCCGCTACACGGTGGCGCGCGACATCTGCGCCCGCGTCGAGTACCAGGACCTGCCGCTCCCGGAGGCCGCCAACCACGTCATCCACGACGTGCTGGTGAAGGCCGGCGGCGAGGGCGGCGTCATCGCCATGGACCGCCAGGGCCACGTGGCCATGCCCTTCAACTCCAGCGGCATGTACCGCGGCTACATCGGCGAGGACGGCACGCCCACCGTCGCCATCTTCCAGCAGCCCTAG
- a CDS encoding tetratricopeptide repeat protein produces the protein MRTFRSGLTALALVAGLTGCPRPSSVVAPHVLETAAERAGQGDAEARTLAFAGFHAYLVAGDVKLAQERFDAAVKKDPGDPYALQGQALLARRNGQSDRALAASLELVKRAPRHPVAVIAARYVLDRVGTSRAEDDTILKGVDAGLAAGARGETAYLLRAARLSVASLRADTATQAQTLKDLGGAGEATLVGPFSPFHVLAIDEPIAPEKDGSFAGPFTGAYGPLSVRTLRSPDGRLDLGGEPGHGDMYALGIDAEVAQAGVYVLRTVSQTSHRVLMDGAPVLERRDWARTASTVSVRAMELPAGKHRFVVKMSRDNTQGGLSFALVKADGSPSGVRLTAATGPAPRWNASAPGEVEVPDMYPGAEDVAQALQGEAGETLSTFLAVRDGLARDLDGTHRLMAKLEATTPALLTLRAEQAAQDRGIPSKVARGRATRDLEAALAKDPGNVAALLLRADLFLDDGQPATALDTLKTARDAVKPAGFPVHILMARAALALDVDAQAEVALASALEAQPGLCEALGLQYSLARRRDAVARTDELVKAQEGCPGADARRVDHLRTRGDLDGAAKGYTQLLSQDPDNLTTAAALSGVYVSQRRYDDAAKVLQTLATVWPRNAEILKRLADVREYAGQGQEALKLREQALKLDGTDLPLRRAVERAKTGKELLAAYAIDGKEALKAYEAAPVTGGSAAAFVLDAAAVQVYPDGSLVNRIHTIQKALEQSGVQEIAEVNIPRGAQVLALRTLKADGRVLEPENIEGKDTMSLPGVQVGDSVEVEYLLPESDRGPAQPGFTASAFYFQIANQPNAWSTYTVVAPKGSGMKVDAHGMKAPPPEVKGDVEVFHYDARRVPPFIPEPDAPPSGNEYLPFVMVGAGETGNDGLARVYGDAFQDRWIRTSEVEAFARQATEGKKGLDAVKALHAAVMKRFSGRDASLAQSAASTVAQDRGSRLTVMKAGLETLGIPSRVAAIRTFNTDPAPYLFPADALLPYAALRVEVPGEEPVWIDTSVRYGPFGELPETAMGEREAYLLPEPGKPLQKVKTPPLKPRAGKDVKLTLELGADGSLKGQGEEVYSGFEAAQIAEAFEQLSAESRNQALQGAVARYFGGAELSSVKLERQEVVGAPFVLRYAFTVPRFGRMEGDGRMALGPVTFPALLGRRYVQLSTRTTPLYIDDTEASRTNVALTLPQGWKLSDPQTGLKVDSQFGHFTRSEKQDGRTLSISESFNMPRARVTPAEYEKFSGFAGDVDLLQVRELFLVKQ, from the coding sequence ATGCGCACCTTCCGCAGCGGCCTGACCGCGCTCGCCCTCGTCGCCGGCCTCACCGGCTGCCCCCGGCCCTCCTCCGTCGTCGCGCCCCACGTGCTCGAAACCGCCGCAGAGCGGGCCGGCCAGGGTGACGCGGAGGCGCGCACGCTCGCGTTCGCGGGCTTCCACGCGTACCTCGTCGCGGGCGACGTGAAGCTCGCGCAGGAGCGCTTCGACGCCGCCGTGAAGAAGGACCCGGGCGACCCGTACGCCCTGCAGGGGCAGGCGCTGCTGGCCCGGCGCAATGGCCAGTCCGACCGCGCGCTCGCCGCGTCGCTGGAGCTGGTGAAGCGCGCGCCCCGCCACCCGGTGGCCGTCATCGCCGCGCGCTACGTGCTGGACCGCGTGGGCACCTCGCGCGCGGAGGACGACACCATCCTCAAGGGCGTGGACGCGGGGCTCGCCGCGGGCGCCCGGGGTGAGACGGCCTACCTGCTGCGCGCCGCGCGCCTGTCCGTGGCGAGCCTGCGCGCGGACACGGCCACCCAGGCCCAGACGCTCAAGGACCTGGGCGGCGCGGGCGAGGCCACGCTGGTGGGCCCCTTCTCCCCCTTCCACGTGCTGGCCATCGACGAGCCCATCGCGCCGGAGAAGGACGGCTCCTTCGCGGGCCCCTTCACGGGCGCGTACGGCCCGCTGTCGGTGCGCACGCTGCGCTCGCCGGACGGCCGGCTGGACCTGGGCGGCGAGCCCGGCCACGGGGACATGTACGCGCTGGGCATCGACGCGGAGGTGGCGCAAGCCGGCGTGTACGTGCTGCGCACGGTGAGCCAGACGTCGCACCGCGTGCTGATGGACGGCGCCCCCGTGCTGGAGCGCCGCGACTGGGCGCGCACCGCGTCCACGGTGAGCGTGCGCGCGATGGAGCTGCCCGCCGGCAAGCACCGCTTCGTGGTGAAGATGTCCCGCGACAACACGCAGGGCGGCCTCTCCTTCGCGCTGGTGAAGGCGGACGGGAGTCCCTCCGGCGTGCGCCTCACCGCCGCCACCGGGCCCGCGCCGCGCTGGAACGCGAGCGCCCCGGGCGAGGTGGAGGTCCCGGACATGTACCCGGGCGCGGAGGACGTGGCCCAGGCGCTCCAGGGCGAGGCCGGCGAGACGCTGAGCACCTTCCTCGCGGTGCGCGACGGACTGGCGCGCGACCTGGACGGCACGCACCGGCTGATGGCGAAGCTGGAGGCGACGACGCCCGCGCTGCTCACCCTGCGCGCGGAGCAGGCCGCGCAGGACCGGGGCATCCCGTCCAAGGTGGCGCGAGGCCGGGCCACGCGTGACCTGGAGGCGGCGCTGGCGAAGGACCCGGGCAACGTGGCCGCGCTGCTGTTGCGCGCGGACCTCTTCCTGGATGACGGCCAGCCGGCCACCGCGCTGGACACGCTGAAGACGGCGCGCGACGCGGTGAAGCCCGCGGGCTTCCCGGTGCACATCCTCATGGCCCGCGCCGCGCTGGCGCTGGACGTGGACGCGCAGGCGGAGGTGGCCCTGGCCTCGGCGCTGGAGGCCCAGCCGGGCCTGTGCGAGGCGCTGGGGTTGCAGTACTCGCTGGCGCGCCGGCGCGACGCCGTGGCCCGCACCGACGAGTTGGTGAAGGCCCAGGAGGGCTGCCCCGGCGCGGACGCGCGGCGGGTGGACCACCTGCGCACGCGCGGCGACCTGGACGGCGCGGCGAAGGGCTACACGCAGCTGCTGTCGCAGGACCCGGACAACCTCACCACCGCGGCGGCGCTCTCTGGCGTCTACGTGAGCCAGCGCCGCTACGACGACGCGGCGAAGGTGCTCCAGACGCTGGCCACCGTGTGGCCGCGCAACGCTGAAATCCTCAAGCGGCTGGCGGACGTGCGCGAGTACGCGGGACAGGGACAGGAGGCGCTGAAGCTGCGCGAGCAGGCGCTGAAGCTGGACGGCACGGACCTGCCGCTGCGCCGCGCGGTGGAGCGAGCGAAGACGGGCAAGGAGCTGCTGGCCGCCTACGCCATCGACGGCAAGGAGGCGCTGAAGGCCTACGAGGCGGCGCCCGTGACGGGCGGCAGCGCGGCGGCGTTCGTGCTGGACGCGGCGGCGGTGCAGGTCTACCCGGACGGCTCGCTCGTCAACCGCATCCACACCATCCAGAAGGCGCTGGAGCAGTCCGGCGTGCAGGAGATCGCGGAGGTGAACATCCCCCGCGGCGCCCAGGTGCTGGCGCTGCGCACGCTCAAGGCCGACGGCCGCGTGCTGGAGCCGGAGAACATCGAGGGCAAGGACACCATGAGCCTGCCCGGCGTGCAGGTCGGTGACTCCGTGGAGGTGGAGTACCTCTTGCCCGAAAGCGACCGCGGCCCCGCGCAGCCGGGCTTCACCGCGTCCGCGTTCTATTTTCAAATCGCCAATCAGCCGAACGCGTGGAGCACGTACACCGTCGTCGCCCCCAAGGGCAGCGGCATGAAGGTGGACGCGCACGGCATGAAGGCGCCGCCGCCGGAGGTGAAGGGCGACGTGGAGGTGTTCCACTACGACGCGCGCCGCGTGCCGCCGTTCATCCCGGAGCCGGACGCGCCGCCCTCCGGTAACGAGTACCTGCCCTTCGTGATGGTGGGCGCGGGCGAGACGGGCAACGACGGGCTGGCGCGCGTGTACGGCGACGCGTTCCAGGACCGGTGGATCCGCACCTCGGAGGTGGAGGCGTTCGCGCGCCAGGCCACGGAGGGCAAGAAGGGCCTGGACGCGGTGAAGGCGCTGCACGCGGCGGTGATGAAGCGCTTCTCCGGCCGCGACGCGAGCCTGGCGCAGTCCGCGGCATCCACAGTGGCGCAGGACCGCGGCAGCCGGCTCACCGTGATGAAGGCGGGCCTGGAGACGCTGGGCATCCCGTCGCGCGTCGCGGCCATCCGCACCTTCAACACCGACCCCGCGCCGTACCTCTTCCCGGCGGACGCGCTCCTGCCCTACGCGGCGCTGCGCGTGGAGGTCCCGGGGGAAGAGCCGGTGTGGATTGACACGTCCGTGCGCTACGGCCCCTTCGGCGAGCTGCCGGAGACCGCCATGGGCGAGCGCGAGGCGTACCTGCTGCCGGAGCCCGGCAAGCCCCTGCAGAAGGTGAAGACGCCGCCGCTCAAGCCGCGCGCGGGCAAGGACGTGAAGCTCACGCTGGAGCTGGGCGCGGACGGCAGCCTCAAGGGCCAGGGCGAGGAGGTCTACTCCGGCTTCGAGGCCGCGCAAATCGCGGAGGCCTTCGAGCAGCTCTCCGCGGAGAGCCGCAACCAGGCGCTGCAGGGCGCGGTGGCGCGCTACTTCGGCGGCGCGGAGCTGTCGTCCGTGAAGCTGGAGCGCCAGGAGGTGGTGGGCGCGCCCTTCGTGCTGCGCTACGCGTTCACCGTGCCGCGCTTCGGGCGCATGGAGGGCGACGGCCGCATGGCGCTGGGCCCCGTCACCTTCCCCGCGCTGCTGGGCCGGCGCTACGTGCAGCTGTCCACGCGCACCACGCCGCTCTACATCGACGACACGGAGGCCAGCCGCACCAACGTCGCGCTCACCCTGCCCCAGGGCTGGAAGCTCAGCGACCCGCAGACGGGCCTGAAGGTGGACAGTCAGTTCGGCCACTTCACCCGGTCGGAGAAGCAGGACGGGCGGACGCTGAGCATCTCGGAGTCGTTCAACATGCCCCGCGCCCGCGTCACGCCGGCGGAGTACGAGAAGTTCTCGGGCTTCGCCGGTGACGTGGACCTGCTCCAGGTGCGCGAGCTGTTCCTCGTGAAGCAGTAG
- a CDS encoding serine/threonine-protein kinase has product MSSFEPTAISRSRPPDLVSGYRLEKLVGAGGMGEVHKATQLSLGRTVAVKLLNPDLAKDPSFIARFQKEAAALATLSHPHVVAIVDKGKTDNTYYLVMEFVDGPSLRELMRNPSMETPVLLRRMLEICRAIEYAHGRGVIHRDLKPENILLDQQAGGIAKVSDFGLASFLDDASAASRFALTSTHVSMGTISYMAPEQRVDAKSADARADIFSLGVILYETFTGEVPLGTFDPPSRKRPGLDARVDAIVMRCLKPDPDERYPSVTALIADLEPLVPGSLLSMPPLRLTRWQRAKASMRRAARVTAQTAAGVTVLAAVGVLGVAYNRSGQVRVQPPLPGKAIMDQALRDTPRNGPGRVEDVTPDKRRVTMGDGPDLPQMLVAGRTLNFENKALVFPPVDDDAASRVGRARVDVLGMVGGVARLTARVRAEAPPATWKRRLKELWDGPPPEPVASLGLMGRDGRYVTLVHHGAGAPLTLEWSLGERGGAMLGLVSPEGDVRLELFVTEDGVMQAFVGQGKDQRPIAEPLNLGPDWQAHFGEPPVPAIGCIEGTCTVEGLTYTVDKPAPATETPATPVVMVPQAPPRTVAANTVPAKAVVAKKPAPPPPAPKRPAAKAPAKPAPKRR; this is encoded by the coding sequence GCGCGCTTCCAGAAGGAAGCCGCGGCGCTGGCGACGCTGAGCCACCCCCACGTCGTCGCCATCGTCGACAAGGGGAAGACGGACAACACCTATTACCTGGTGATGGAGTTCGTGGACGGGCCGTCCCTGCGCGAGCTCATGCGCAACCCGTCCATGGAGACGCCGGTGCTCCTGCGCCGGATGCTCGAGATCTGCCGGGCCATCGAGTACGCGCACGGCCGGGGCGTCATCCACCGCGACCTGAAGCCGGAGAACATCCTGCTGGATCAGCAGGCCGGCGGCATCGCGAAGGTGTCCGACTTCGGGCTGGCGTCCTTCCTGGATGACGCGTCCGCGGCGTCGCGCTTCGCGCTCACGTCCACGCACGTGTCCATGGGCACCATCTCGTACATGGCGCCCGAGCAGCGCGTGGACGCGAAGAGCGCGGACGCGAGAGCGGACATCTTCTCCCTGGGCGTCATCCTCTACGAGACCTTCACCGGCGAGGTGCCGCTGGGCACCTTCGATCCGCCGTCGCGCAAGCGCCCGGGCCTGGACGCGCGCGTGGACGCCATCGTGATGCGGTGCCTCAAGCCGGATCCGGACGAGCGCTATCCGTCCGTCACGGCGCTCATCGCGGACCTGGAGCCGCTGGTCCCCGGGAGCCTGCTGTCCATGCCGCCCCTGCGGCTGACGCGCTGGCAGCGGGCGAAGGCCTCCATGCGCCGCGCCGCGCGCGTGACGGCGCAGACGGCCGCCGGGGTGACTGTGCTGGCCGCGGTGGGCGTGCTGGGCGTGGCGTACAACCGCAGCGGGCAGGTGCGCGTCCAGCCGCCGCTCCCCGGCAAGGCCATCATGGACCAGGCGCTGCGGGACACGCCGCGCAACGGCCCGGGCCGGGTGGAGGACGTCACCCCGGACAAGCGCCGCGTCACCATGGGAGATGGCCCGGACCTGCCGCAGATGCTGGTGGCCGGCCGGACGCTGAACTTCGAGAACAAGGCCCTCGTCTTCCCGCCCGTGGATGACGACGCGGCGTCGCGCGTGGGCCGCGCGCGCGTGGATGTCCTGGGGATGGTGGGCGGTGTGGCCCGGCTGACCGCGCGCGTGCGCGCCGAAGCGCCGCCGGCCACGTGGAAGCGCCGCCTGAAGGAGCTCTGGGACGGTCCGCCGCCGGAGCCGGTGGCCTCGCTGGGGCTGATGGGCCGGGACGGCCGCTACGTCACGCTCGTGCACCACGGCGCGGGCGCGCCGCTGACCCTGGAGTGGTCCCTGGGCGAGCGCGGCGGCGCCATGCTGGGCCTCGTGTCCCCGGAGGGCGACGTGCGGCTGGAGCTGTTCGTCACCGAGGACGGCGTGATGCAGGCCTTCGTCGGCCAGGGCAAGGACCAGCGCCCCATCGCGGAGCCGCTGAACCTGGGCCCGGACTGGCAGGCCCACTTCGGCGAGCCCCCCGTGCCGGCCATCGGCTGCATCGAGGGCACCTGCACCGTCGAGGGGCTCACCTACACGGTGGACAAGCCGGCGCCCGCGACGGAAACCCCGGCCACGCCGGTGGTCATGGTCCCGCAGGCGCCGCCCCGCACGGTGGCCGCCAACACGGTGCCGGCGAAGGCGGTGGTGGCCAAGAAGCCCGCCCCGCCGCCGCCCGCGCCCAAGCGCCCGGCCGCCAAGGCCCCCGCCAAGCCCGCCCCGAAGCGCCGCTAG